A portion of the Cellulophaga algicola DSM 14237 genome contains these proteins:
- a CDS encoding HD domain-containing protein yields the protein MTQELYQEAIKFADEKHREQKVPGTNSNYIVHISNVAMEVLMAYNFDKNFDINFAIQVAILHDTLEDTSAEFEEIKIKFGASVAKAVLALTKDETIQQKRDRMVDSLNRINKLEKEVGLVKIADRITNLQCPPNYWDKDKIKNYCIEAKLISTMLKGKNTYLHNRLDSKILAYEARIEAL from the coding sequence ATGACACAAGAATTATATCAAGAAGCAATTAAGTTTGCTGATGAAAAACATAGGGAACAAAAAGTTCCAGGAACAAACTCCAATTATATAGTCCACATTTCAAATGTTGCTATGGAAGTACTAATGGCTTATAATTTTGATAAAAACTTTGACATCAATTTTGCAATTCAGGTGGCTATATTACACGATACCCTTGAAGATACGAGTGCTGAATTTGAAGAGATAAAAATCAAGTTTGGAGCGTCAGTAGCAAAAGCTGTTTTAGCGTTAACCAAGGACGAAACTATTCAACAAAAACGAGACAGAATGGTAGATAGTTTAAACCGAATCAATAAACTAGAAAAAGAGGTAGGATTGGTTAAGATAGCAGACAGAATCACTAATTTACAATGTCCGCCAAACTATTGGGATAAAGATAAAATTAAAAATTATTGTATCGAAGCTAAGTTAATTTCAACGATGCTGAAAGGAAAAAATACGTATCTCCACAATCGTCTCGATTCTAAAATACTTGCTTACGAAGCTAGAATTGAAGCCTTGTAA